Below is a genomic region from Vitis riparia cultivar Riparia Gloire de Montpellier isolate 1030 chromosome 5, EGFV_Vit.rip_1.0, whole genome shotgun sequence.
ACAACACCCAACTTGATGTCCACAAACTTTATGTAGAAACTCATGCCAGAATCTGGGGCATGATtctcaaattcaaataaaaattaaatgagtggCTAACAACTACTTTCTGGATCATCAATCTTCTACAAACAAGTCCACCTTGTTCTTTGCACACACACAAACATCTGTGTAAACATGGCCTATAATACATAGACTAGAACACAAATAATTGTGTTCTTGAGTGAAGATTTTGTAGACTTCTTTTCTCTGGGAGGAACAACACCCAACTTGATGTCCACAAACTTTATGTAGAAACTCATGCCAGAATCTGGGGCATGATtctcaaattcaaataaaaattaaatgagtggCTAACAACTACTTTCTGGATCATCAATCTTCTACAAACACCTCCATGTATCTTCACTAAAGGCTGTAGAACCAAGAACTGGCAGGAAAGTAAGTCTGAAGGGAAAATCCCCCCAAGCAGATAAAGGCATCATTGAATGACAATAGGCATCCATATTGCTATCGCAAGTGCAACAATTGATCTTTAGCAGAGCTACATTTCAACAAATGACCAAGAATTGGAGCCTTAAAGCGAGACTGTGCAGACTTCCCATGAACCTGATTTTCTGTACTTGAATAACCgagatcaatcaatcaatcaatcaaaaagaTATACACATCATGCATACGGTCCACCCTCAGTAGTTCCTCAAACTGGAATTTGACcatcattattttcaataattacgAGTAAAATTAACAGTAAAATCAAAATGGAACAGCCAGCTCATGATTAAAAGAATCTAAGAAACAAATTCTGTATGCCAACAAGTAAATGGAAGAAAAAGGTCAACACAACCTACCTGTAGAGAAGTAACAAACAAACAATCCCCAcatgataccattttctttggTACCATGATACAAGCTCACTCAACctcaaattcatgaagcaagtcagGCTCTGACAACAATGATCCCGTCCCATCGGCATGCCTCAAGTTCTGGTTAGAAGACAAGGTACCGAACAACACGAGACATGTAATCAAGACTCCAATTGCATGCCCAATAAACAAAAGATTCATTAAAGCCACACCCCTCAAGCTATCCTCTTCAAGATCACATACAACATCAGTCAAAAATTTATGACACCCCTTCAATGAGAATACATCAGAGTACAATGACAGCCCCGCTTGCAATAACCATGTCCCCTTAAACACAATCCCGGAACACAACAAAAACTCCGCGAAGAAAGCAGTAGGCCTAATTGATAGATACAGGCAAGAAGCAGCACAAAGGAGAGTCAATCCACCTAACCACTCGTACACAGCTTCGCCCAGGCCATTAATTCCCTTACCAATCACCGAATACTCGGCGACAAACGAAATTGCAGCGAAAACAAATACCAAACTCTCGTGAATGAGAATATGATCAAAATTTTCCCGTAAAACGATCAAAACGGCAAGTATCCAGAAGAGCAAAATCACCAGTGATTTCTGGATGAAGGCGAATCGATAGATAGGGTGCCCGGAAAATgtcaagaaaaggaaaacgtCTGCAAATGAAGCAATGGGAAGGGCGATGATGAGGAcgtaaaaatccaaatttttccACCTGGGATTTGAGAAATACCATAATTTCGACCTGTATTGAGATGGGTTTTTGAGGTAGAGAGAGGAGGAGCAGAGAAGACGGCGAATGCCCAGGGGAACGAGGAAGAGTGATGCTGTGAAATTGGTTGCCAGTGATCCCATCTCCTATGATTTCTTTTTGGTCTTTCGATCACAGTTGTGGGATATAATGAATAAGAATTTGATAGAATTCAAGAGAGAAATCTGGAATCCCAAGATGAAGAATTCGTCACCTTGACGCGCTGAGAAACGTTGGATTGACAGAAAGATTCAACTCTGAGGAACGCGGCTTGGCACGTAAGCAGAAAACGACGGCGTTAGCAGTGTAAATCAAACGGTGTCGTTTTATAATGATGATAACGGAGATAGTAGAGGGGTTTTGACGTTCACATAAGTTTAACGACATCGCCTCATCGGGGAGTGCAACAAAGAGGGACACACAAATGGTGTCGTTTCCACTGTCGGGGAGAACTAAGAAACtaataatcaatataattaagatataaatattccaaaactaataattccaagaaaaataattttgttgtaaaagaaaagaaaataaatagaagaattaatagaattttttttttttagaaaagaaaaaaaaaaggaagaagaactTGAAGTTATCTATTTCTaacaacatataaaatgatCCGATCAGAATGACgtcaaaaaatacttttataattatgataaacATGATATGGATATACAAAAAGTTTAATATGAGAATTGATGATATTTAC
It encodes:
- the LOC117914554 gene encoding uncharacterized protein LOC117914554 yields the protein MGSLATNFTASLFLVPLGIRRLLCSSSLYLKNPSQYRSKLWYFSNPRWKNLDFYVLIIALPIASFADVFLFLTFSGHPIYRFAFIQKSLVILLFWILAVLIVLRENFDHILIHESLVFVFAAISFVAEYSVIGKGINGLGEAVYEWLGGLTLLCAASCLYLSIRPTAFFAEFLLCSGIVFKGTWLLQAGLSLYSDVFSLKGCHKFLTDVVCDLEEDSLRGVALMNLLFIGHAIGVLITCLVLFGTLSSNQNLRHADGTGSLLSEPDLLHEFEVE